One Aerococcus urinaeequi DNA segment encodes these proteins:
- a CDS encoding glycoside hydrolase family 73 protein, producing MAKKKKQKGRKSNGLQGWFKGYQQAFRLIFKKRKYKKIQYISKKRRSQRRKEIWLGTLAILGLMLFFLFRDYQGVPTSSDTSSEEVEMVYTDQEFVDLVGQYAVTEYPNSHVLPSIVTAQAVLESNFGKSQLSSEYFNLFGRKSYSPNDPSVDLPTQEFVNGQYITVDEPFRVYTSWEESVADHGRLLANGTSWNETHYNGVLNASSYKEAAYALQEAGYATDPNYAESLIDVIERYELTRFDNQVQ from the coding sequence TTGGCAAAGAAAAAGAAGCAAAAAGGACGCAAATCAAATGGTTTGCAAGGTTGGTTTAAAGGGTATCAACAAGCATTCAGGCTAATTTTCAAAAAAAGAAAATATAAAAAAATACAATATATTTCCAAGAAGAGACGTTCACAACGTCGTAAAGAAATATGGTTAGGAACACTTGCAATTCTTGGATTAATGCTATTTTTCCTTTTCCGAGACTATCAAGGCGTACCCACGTCAAGTGACACATCCAGTGAAGAGGTGGAAATGGTATATACGGACCAAGAATTTGTGGATTTAGTCGGGCAATATGCAGTAACTGAATATCCTAATTCTCATGTATTACCAAGTATTGTCACCGCCCAAGCAGTATTAGAATCTAATTTTGGTAAAAGTCAATTATCTAGTGAGTATTTTAATTTATTTGGTCGTAAATCATATAGCCCAAATGATCCAAGTGTAGATTTACCCACACAAGAATTTGTGAACGGCCAATATATTACGGTGGATGAGCCTTTCCGGGTTTATACATCCTGGGAAGAATCAGTAGCTGATCACGGAAGGTTACTTGCAAACGGCACTTCATGGAATGAAACACATTATAATGGTGTTTTGAATGCAAGTTCGTATAAAGAAGCTGCCTATGCCTTGCAAGAAGCTGGCTATGCCACCGATCCTAATTATGCGGAATCTTTGATAGATGTGATAGAAAGATACGAATTAACTAGGTTTGATAACCAGGTTCAATAG
- a CDS encoding ABC transporter ATP-binding protein, whose product MTMLEVKDLKVSYGMIEAIKGISFEVNQGEIVSLIGSNGAGKSTTLRTISGIKPAKSGQILYEGQDILKSNAMKIVKAGISQVPEGRHVFKGMSVKENLLMGAYTRKDRDGLKEDMEKSFEYFPIIKERLNQDAATLSGGEQQMVAMARALMAKPKLLLLDEPSMGLAPLFIQQIFNIIEEINAAGTTVLLIEQNAKQALSISDRAYVMETGKILLSGSGQELLTSEKVQEAYLGGAMV is encoded by the coding sequence ATGACAATGTTAGAAGTAAAAGATTTGAAAGTCTCATACGGCATGATTGAAGCGATTAAAGGGATTAGCTTTGAAGTCAATCAAGGCGAAATTGTTTCCCTAATCGGTTCCAATGGTGCGGGTAAATCCACAACCTTACGGACAATTTCAGGTATCAAACCAGCTAAAAGTGGTCAAATTCTTTATGAGGGACAAGATATCCTAAAATCAAATGCAATGAAGATTGTAAAAGCAGGCATTTCTCAAGTGCCTGAAGGGCGTCACGTATTTAAAGGGATGTCAGTTAAGGAAAACCTTTTAATGGGCGCTTACACTCGTAAAGACCGTGATGGCTTAAAAGAGGATATGGAAAAATCATTTGAATACTTCCCAATCATTAAAGAGCGTTTAAATCAAGACGCAGCGACTTTATCAGGTGGGGAACAACAAATGGTTGCCATGGCAAGAGCTTTAATGGCTAAGCCAAAATTACTATTGTTAGATGAACCATCAATGGGATTAGCACCATTATTCATCCAACAAATCTTCAACATTATTGAGGAAATCAATGCAGCTGGTACAACAGTGCTATTGATTGAACAAAATGCCAAGCAAGCATTAAGCATTTCTGACCGTGCTTACGTTATGGAAACTGGTAAAATCTTATTATCAGGATCTGGTCAAGAATTATTAACTTCTGAGAAAGTGCAAGAAGCTTATCTTGGTGGGGCAATGGTATAG
- a CDS encoding ABC transporter ATP-binding protein: MSLLTIKDLNKNFGGLAAVSNVNIDLEKNELVGLIGPNGAGKTTLFNLLTGVYEPSSGEVKLSTDEGDVVLNGKEPSEINRYGLARTFQNIRLFGQLTVLDNVLVALHTKHGASFLSSVLRTPAFYKNREELKERAIELLSIFNLQDLLYEKAKNLPYGQQRRLEIVRALATEPKILFLDEPAAGMNPNETANLTELIRQIQKDFDITVVLIEHDMSLVMNVCERIYVLEYGKLIAHGTPSEIQSNPAVIKAYLGGE, encoded by the coding sequence ATGTCATTATTGACGATTAAAGATTTAAATAAAAATTTTGGCGGGTTAGCCGCTGTATCGAATGTAAATATTGATTTAGAAAAGAATGAATTAGTTGGACTTATCGGCCCTAACGGTGCAGGTAAAACGACATTATTCAACTTGCTGACTGGTGTTTATGAGCCGAGTTCAGGTGAAGTAAAATTATCAACTGACGAAGGTGACGTGGTTTTAAATGGTAAAGAGCCAAGTGAAATCAACCGCTATGGTTTAGCAAGAACCTTTCAAAATATCCGTTTATTTGGTCAGTTGACTGTTTTAGACAACGTGTTAGTAGCTTTACATACTAAACACGGCGCTAGCTTCTTGTCTAGTGTTTTGCGTACGCCAGCTTTCTACAAAAACCGAGAAGAATTAAAAGAACGCGCAATCGAATTGCTAAGCATTTTTAACCTTCAAGATTTACTATATGAAAAAGCGAAAAACTTGCCATATGGTCAACAACGTCGTCTAGAAATCGTTCGTGCCTTAGCGACTGAGCCAAAAATCTTATTCTTGGATGAACCAGCTGCAGGGATGAACCCAAATGAAACAGCTAATTTAACCGAATTAATCCGTCAAATTCAAAAAGATTTCGACATTACAGTAGTCCTTATCGAGCATGATATGTCGCTAGTAATGAATGTGTGTGAACGTATCTACGTATTAGAATACGGTAAATTGATCGCCCACGGTACACCTAGTGAAATCCAAAGTAATCCAGCGGTTATCAAAGCATACTTAGGAGGCGAGTAA
- a CDS encoding branched-chain amino acid ABC transporter permease, giving the protein MMKKESWAKNFFTKSTITWICVILGLFFLIMAAYLMGLVTSFYQNIMVTIGINMILAVGLNLVVGYAGQFSLGHAGFMAIGAYVGAILSTQIPGPIGFYAGMAAGAVLAAIVALIVGVPTLRLKGDYLAIATLGASEIIRIIIQNLEITNGAAGISGIPMNVTWITLFIFIVLTTLLIVNYIHSSPGRATIAVRENEIAAESVGVKTTKYKIIAFVIGAVTASIAGTLYAGYFSVINPSQFTFQRSIDVLIIVVFGGIGSVTGSFVAAIALGLLNSVLAPLGQLRMVVYGIAIIAIMVFKPSGLMGDFELQFSKLFNRKKKDSDKEEA; this is encoded by the coding sequence ATGATGAAAAAAGAATCATGGGCAAAAAACTTCTTTACTAAATCAACAATTACTTGGATTTGTGTGATTTTGGGACTATTCTTCTTAATCATGGCAGCCTATTTAATGGGATTAGTAACGTCGTTCTATCAAAATATTATGGTGACAATTGGGATTAATATGATCCTAGCTGTTGGCTTGAACTTAGTAGTAGGCTATGCGGGACAATTCTCGCTGGGTCACGCAGGGTTTATGGCGATTGGTGCCTACGTTGGTGCCATCCTTTCAACGCAAATTCCAGGACCAATCGGTTTCTATGCTGGTATGGCTGCTGGGGCTGTTTTAGCAGCTATCGTCGCTTTAATCGTAGGGGTTCCTACCTTACGTTTGAAAGGTGACTACTTAGCGATTGCAACTTTAGGGGCTTCTGAAATTATCCGTATCATCATCCAAAACTTGGAAATCACTAACGGTGCTGCTGGTATCTCAGGTATTCCAATGAACGTAACTTGGATTACTTTATTTATCTTCATTGTTTTAACAACATTATTAATTGTAAACTATATCCACTCTAGTCCAGGACGTGCTACTATTGCCGTTCGGGAAAATGAAATAGCTGCCGAATCTGTTGGGGTAAAAACAACTAAATATAAAATCATTGCCTTTGTAATCGGTGCTGTAACAGCTTCAATTGCAGGTACTTTATACGCAGGTTACTTCTCAGTAATCAACCCATCACAATTTACTTTCCAACGTTCAATCGATGTTCTAATTATCGTTGTATTCGGTGGTATCGGATCAGTAACAGGTTCATTCGTTGCGGCAATTGCCTTAGGACTACTAAACTCAGTTTTAGCCCCTTTAGGTCAATTACGTATGGTTGTATATGGTATCGCGATTATCGCCATCATGGTATTCAAGCCATCAGGTTTGATGGGTGATTTTGAATTACAATTCAGTAAATTATTCAACCGCAAGAAAAAAGATTCTGATAAAGAGGAGGCATAA
- a CDS encoding branched-chain amino acid ABC transporter permease: MEMFLQQLVNGLSLGSIYALMALGYTMVYGIIGLINFAHGDVYMVGAFFGFWLITGLGMNIILALILTMIFTAILGVIIERVAYKPLRKSTRIAALITAIGVSYLLQNFMIYYVGPEVRAFPTSLPNLSLDLGLFTISTQQVVIFIVTIILMIALQYTVRQTKMGQGMRAVSVDADAARLMGISVDNVISFTFAIGSALAGAGGVLVGIYYNSISPTMGLTPGIKAFVAAVLGGIGSIPGAMLGGILIGVVESMVSMIGLSTWRDAAVYFILIIILVFKPSGLLGKGTQEKV, from the coding sequence ATGGAGATGTTTTTGCAACAGCTTGTAAACGGACTCTCTTTGGGTAGTATTTATGCCCTTATGGCTTTAGGTTATACAATGGTATACGGAATTATCGGCTTGATTAACTTCGCGCACGGTGATGTTTATATGGTTGGAGCCTTTTTTGGTTTTTGGTTAATTACGGGGTTAGGGATGAATATTATTCTAGCACTTATATTAACAATGATTTTTACAGCAATTTTAGGGGTAATTATTGAGCGTGTGGCATACAAACCTTTACGTAAATCAACACGTATTGCAGCCTTAATTACGGCAATAGGGGTATCTTACCTATTACAAAACTTTATGATCTACTATGTAGGACCAGAAGTACGTGCCTTCCCTACATCATTACCAAACTTATCATTAGATTTAGGTTTATTTACGATTTCAACACAACAAGTAGTGATCTTCATTGTAACGATTATCTTGATGATTGCCTTACAATACACTGTTCGTCAAACAAAAATGGGTCAAGGGATGCGTGCAGTATCTGTAGATGCTGATGCAGCGCGTTTAATGGGGATTTCAGTAGATAATGTCATTTCCTTTACCTTCGCTATTGGATCGGCTTTAGCTGGTGCTGGTGGGGTATTAGTTGGTATCTACTATAATTCTATTTCGCCAACTATGGGACTAACACCAGGTATTAAAGCTTTCGTAGCGGCTGTTTTAGGTGGTATCGGATCAATTCCTGGTGCCATGTTAGGTGGTATTTTAATCGGTGTGGTTGAATCAATGGTATCTATGATTGGTTTATCTACTTGGCGTGACGCTGCGGTTTACTTCATTTTGATTATCATTTTAGTCTTCAAACCTAGCGGATTGTTAGGTAAAGGCACACAAGAGAAAGTATAG
- a CDS encoding ABC transporter substrate-binding protein, whose product MKMKKMLLTMGSLMMLAACGSVTQTSNNASSTSESSGDTIKIGGNWDLSGAGAAYGGPANEGVKLAFKLANDAGGINGQTIEYVEADNRTDPNESANTATRLIDEENVQMIIGPATTGAFEAQIPTGTNAEIPMIAPAATGDTLTVDSSGNTLEYVFRVAFQDAFQGSALASFANGEGYETAAIIQDNSTDYGQNLSATFEEEFQGNIVANESYIAGDSDFNSILNNIASDDPDVIFIAGYYSEGGPIVKQAREKGIDAVILAPDGFGSQEFIDLAGAENVTDFYYTSHYTTGEGSTEATAEFIEAYEAEYGKTPDMFAALGYDAANLAIDAIERAGSDDPAAVTAAIEETEEFAGATGTFSFDDQHNPIKTAYILEMQEGEVVGSTTISPDDIVSE is encoded by the coding sequence ATGAAAATGAAAAAAATGCTTTTAACAATGGGTTCTTTAATGATGTTGGCGGCCTGTGGTTCAGTGACGCAAACATCCAACAATGCAAGTTCAACTAGCGAGAGTAGCGGAGATACTATCAAGATTGGTGGTAACTGGGACTTATCTGGTGCTGGTGCAGCCTATGGTGGCCCGGCAAATGAAGGGGTTAAATTAGCTTTTAAACTGGCGAATGATGCTGGTGGCATTAACGGTCAAACGATCGAATATGTTGAAGCTGACAACCGTACTGATCCAAATGAGTCTGCCAATACAGCAACACGCTTAATTGATGAAGAGAATGTACAAATGATTATCGGGCCAGCAACAACCGGTGCATTTGAAGCACAAATTCCAACTGGAACGAATGCTGAAATACCAATGATTGCGCCAGCTGCGACGGGTGATACCTTAACAGTTGATAGTTCTGGTAATACATTAGAGTACGTTTTCCGTGTAGCTTTCCAAGATGCTTTCCAAGGTTCGGCACTTGCAAGTTTTGCTAATGGTGAAGGTTATGAAACTGCCGCAATTATCCAAGATAATTCAACTGATTACGGACAGAACTTATCTGCTACGTTTGAAGAAGAATTCCAAGGAAACATTGTTGCAAATGAGTCATACATTGCAGGTGATTCTGACTTCAATTCAATCCTAAATAACATCGCTTCTGACGATCCGGACGTAATCTTTATAGCTGGTTACTATTCAGAGGGTGGTCCAATCGTTAAACAAGCACGTGAAAAGGGAATTGATGCAGTTATTCTGGCACCAGATGGTTTTGGTAGCCAAGAGTTTATTGATTTAGCGGGTGCGGAAAATGTAACCGACTTCTACTACACTTCTCACTATACAACTGGTGAAGGGTCAACAGAAGCAACGGCAGAGTTTATTGAAGCGTACGAAGCTGAATACGGTAAAACACCAGACATGTTTGCTGCTTTAGGATACGATGCTGCCAACTTAGCGATTGACGCTATTGAACGTGCAGGATCAGATGATCCAGCTGCAGTAACAGCTGCAATTGAAGAAACAGAAGAATTTGCTGGTGCGACCGGTACATTCTCATTCGATGACCAACATAATCCAATCAAGACAGCTTACATTCTAGAAATGCAAGAAGGTGAAGTTGTAGGTTCTACTACAATCTCTCCAGACGACATCGTGAGTGAATAG
- a CDS encoding ABC transporter substrate-binding protein → MKFKKLALTLLSTVTLAACGAATSTSNSGASNTADNETFNVGGNFGLSGAFSAYGTAINDGAALAFKEINEDGGVLGKDVNYISVDNKSDATESTTQTARLIDEENISVLVGSDTTGSTEAQIQTATDASVPIVAPAATGDSLTLDSSGNVLEYVFRVPFQDAFQGSVLAEFANQEGYETAAIIQDNSSDYGQNLAAEFDDIFEGEVVGTESYVSGDTDFNSILNNIASKNPDVIFIAGYYTEGGSIVKQAREMGIESAILAPDGFGAEEFVELAGAENVNNFYYTAHYTTGEGATDKTTEFVEAFKEEYGSAPNMFDALGYDAAYLVADAAERAGEDDRQAITDALAKTTDFEGVTGTFSFDENHNPVKTAYIIEMANGEEVGSSAVSPEDVAN, encoded by the coding sequence ATGAAATTTAAAAAACTAGCTTTAACTTTATTATCTACCGTCACTTTAGCTGCTTGTGGGGCTGCGACTTCTACTAGCAATTCAGGCGCTTCAAACACTGCAGACAACGAAACTTTCAATGTTGGTGGTAACTTTGGTTTATCAGGTGCCTTTTCTGCTTACGGTACTGCGATCAATGATGGTGCAGCCTTAGCCTTTAAAGAAATCAACGAAGATGGTGGTGTCTTAGGTAAAGATGTGAACTACATCTCTGTAGACAACAAGTCAGATGCAACTGAGTCAACTACGCAAACTGCTCGTTTAATTGATGAAGAAAACATCTCCGTTTTAGTGGGTTCTGATACAACAGGTTCAACTGAAGCACAAATCCAAACAGCGACTGACGCAAGTGTGCCAATTGTTGCACCAGCTGCGACAGGTGACTCATTAACATTAGATAGCTCTGGTAATGTCCTGGAATACGTATTCCGTGTGCCATTCCAAGATGCTTTCCAAGGTTCTGTATTAGCGGAATTTGCTAACCAAGAAGGTTACGAAACTGCAGCAATCATCCAAGATAACTCTTCTGACTACGGTCAAAACTTAGCAGCTGAGTTTGATGACATCTTTGAAGGTGAAGTAGTCGGAACTGAATCTTACGTTTCAGGTGATACTGACTTCAACTCAATTTTAAATAACATCGCTTCTAAGAACCCGGATGTAATCTTTATTGCTGGTTACTACACTGAAGGTGGTTCAATTGTGAAACAAGCCCGTGAAATGGGTATTGAATCAGCAATCTTAGCACCAGATGGTTTCGGGGCTGAAGAATTCGTTGAATTAGCTGGCGCTGAAAACGTAAATAACTTCTACTACACAGCTCACTATACAACTGGTGAAGGTGCAACTGATAAAACAACTGAATTCGTTGAAGCCTTTAAAGAAGAATACGGTTCAGCACCAAACATGTTTGATGCTTTAGGTTATGATGCAGCTTACTTAGTAGCAGATGCAGCTGAACGTGCGGGCGAAGATGACCGTCAAGCGATCACAGATGCCTTAGCTAAAACAACTGACTTTGAAGGGGTAACTGGTACTTTCTCATTTGATGAAAACCACAACCCAGTGAAAACTGCTTACATCATCGAAATGGCAAATGGTGAAGAGGTAGGTTCTTCAGCAGTAAGTCCGGAAGATGTTGCCAACTAA
- a CDS encoding ABC transporter substrate-binding protein, with protein MNIKGIKRFSVMLLSTMVIAGCGNLTQTSSSNSNTSSDTVKIGGNFELTGSAAGYGNDINNGAKLAVEEINEAGGIDGKQIEYVEADNKSDANESASAAARLIDEEGVSAIVGPSLTANYQAQINAATQAQVPFIGPAVTSDGATLDANGEAYEYGFSVAFLNSFQGGAIARFSNDQGYKTAAVMQDNSSDYGQILSDEFTSAFEGDVVATESYVSGDTDYSSILTNIKSKNPDVIFIAGYYTEAGTIIKQAREMGIEAAIVGPDGLASEELSSLAGEENMNDIYYVSHFASDEDASKSSQEFSAAFEEAYGKAPDEFAALGYDAVYLYANAVEEAESEDNQAIAEALANTTDFQGVTGAITMKDDHTPNKTAYIQEIQNNEVVGSTAVAPE; from the coding sequence ATGAATATTAAAGGTATTAAACGTTTCTCAGTAATGTTGCTTTCAACAATGGTGATTGCGGGTTGTGGGAATTTAACGCAAACGTCTAGCTCAAATTCAAATACTAGTTCAGATACGGTTAAAATCGGTGGGAACTTTGAACTAACTGGTTCAGCGGCGGGTTACGGTAATGATATTAATAATGGAGCTAAGCTAGCTGTTGAAGAGATTAATGAAGCAGGTGGTATTGATGGTAAACAAATTGAATATGTTGAAGCAGATAATAAATCTGATGCCAATGAATCAGCATCTGCTGCTGCGCGTTTGATTGATGAAGAAGGCGTATCAGCAATTGTTGGACCTTCGTTAACAGCTAACTATCAGGCACAAATTAATGCGGCAACACAAGCACAAGTACCTTTCATCGGACCAGCGGTAACAAGTGACGGTGCAACTTTAGATGCCAATGGTGAAGCTTATGAATATGGGTTCTCAGTAGCCTTCCTAAACTCCTTCCAAGGGGGAGCGATTGCACGTTTTTCAAATGACCAAGGATATAAAACGGCAGCAGTTATGCAAGATAACTCTTCAGATTACGGACAAATTCTATCAGACGAATTTACAAGCGCTTTTGAAGGGGATGTTGTAGCAACTGAATCTTACGTGTCAGGAGATACGGATTACTCTTCTATCTTGACGAATATTAAATCTAAAAATCCGGATGTCATCTTCATTGCAGGTTACTATACTGAAGCGGGAACAATCATCAAACAGGCCCGTGAAATGGGTATTGAAGCAGCGATTGTTGGACCGGATGGTTTGGCCTCAGAAGAGTTGAGCTCACTTGCGGGTGAAGAAAACATGAATGACATCTACTATGTATCTCATTTCGCCTCAGATGAAGATGCTTCAAAATCCTCTCAAGAATTCTCAGCAGCCTTTGAAGAGGCTTATGGTAAAGCACCAGATGAGTTTGCTGCTTTAGGTTATGATGCGGTTTATCTATACGCAAACGCAGTAGAAGAAGCTGAATCAGAAGATAATCAAGCGATTGCTGAAGCTTTAGCAAATACAACTGATTTCCAAGGAGTAACAGGTGCTATTACAATGAAAGATGACCATACGCCAAATAAAACAGCTTACATCCAAGAAATTCAAAATAACGAAGTAGTTGGATCAACAGCGGTAGCGCCAGAATAA
- a CDS encoding AEC family transporter, with product MTSIIQMIILVMIMLIGFVAERQQIFSDHIQSDMAQMITVVTAPALILSTINSSGDLGTKGDAINFLIIAFITWFIFIASSFFVPKLLKAPKSIMGTVQFLTVFQNNGFMGLPLILALYGPGAMFYASLVNIPTNLFIYSFGVWAMSRGNDTDLNPGQLAKKLFLSPGFLAGLAALIFFLMGWQLPSILEETMSMVGAATTPLAMMVIGMAIAHSNVRNAFADARVYLLMTIKMIALPVIIFLIFRHFISNELILSTLIVTISTPGPAVATSYALLYKGDVTFSTNYVFLSTLASVATIPLLINILDLA from the coding sequence ATGACGTCTATAATTCAAATGATTATTCTGGTGATGATCATGTTAATCGGGTTTGTTGCTGAACGACAACAAATATTCAGTGACCACATTCAAAGTGACATGGCTCAAATGATTACTGTGGTTACTGCACCCGCTTTAATCCTATCCACCATCAATTCATCCGGTGATTTAGGCACAAAGGGCGACGCCATTAACTTTCTCATTATCGCTTTTATCACTTGGTTTATTTTTATCGCTTCGTCTTTCTTTGTACCCAAATTATTAAAGGCACCCAAAAGCATAATGGGAACTGTCCAGTTTCTCACTGTTTTTCAAAATAACGGTTTTATGGGCCTCCCTTTAATTCTCGCTTTATATGGACCTGGCGCTATGTTCTATGCATCTTTAGTAAATATCCCTACTAATCTCTTTATCTATAGCTTTGGTGTTTGGGCGATGAGTCGCGGTAATGATACTGATTTAAATCCAGGTCAATTAGCCAAAAAACTTTTCCTTTCACCAGGATTTTTAGCAGGATTAGCTGCCTTGATCTTCTTCCTGATGGGCTGGCAGCTGCCATCAATCCTTGAAGAAACGATGTCTATGGTCGGAGCTGCAACCACACCTTTAGCAATGATGGTTATTGGGATGGCTATTGCCCATTCAAATGTCCGTAATGCTTTTGCAGATGCTCGTGTATATCTGTTAATGACCATCAAAATGATTGCTTTACCAGTAATTATTTTCCTTATATTCCGTCATTTTATCAGCAATGAATTGATTCTTTCTACCTTGATAGTGACGATTTCAACACCCGGTCCAGCAGTTGCCACTTCATATGCCTTACTATACAAAGGAGACGTCACTTTCTCTACTAATTATGTCTTTCTTTCGACGCTTGCTTCCGTTGCCACTATCCCCTTATTAATAAATATCTTGGACTTAGCCTAA